TATGTGACATTGAAATCAATGTTAAATGGTGAAAATGCTGATGAAACTTTTACTCAAATTTGGTTTGGAGAAGTGTGGATTTGTTTGGTTACAATGCTGATGAAAGTGAGGGTGGGATAGAGCTGATGAAAGTTCTATCCTACCCTCACTTTCACAGCTTCCAATTGACAAACGGATGTCAATAATAAATGTCATTAATACAATACTGATTCTTTGGTTACAAGTTGGCCTACATTGCTGATGAAAGTTCTATTCAATTCTGGTTTGGAGAAGTGTGGATTTGTTTGGTAAGGACATGTTGTCCAAAGtgtgattttcattttctcctGTCATTGTTACGGACCCATCAAGAATAGAAAGTCATATTTATAAATGTCACGTTGATGCTTGTTTAGTACagtttatttttcagtttttgaagtatattttccattttttgaaaatgaatttgttGGACAAATTGCACCTAAATGTTAATAGgtctttttgatttttgtggtctcttctctatttttgttgttatagCACTTAATCAAAATGGTaatatttatttagattttagtagtagttgttgtttttttttttttttttttttttttttttttttttttttttttttttttttctttttcctgttaTTGGATACCCAAATCTTAACGGATTAAAAACAAACTATTACCGAAGACTTACAGCTTTTGTAAAACTGAGTACATTGTCGTAGTAGTAGTAATTTAAAGATTACAGTGGAACCCACTTCAGTTTCTGGGCAAATCATTATAAGATCACTTGCAGCTTGCAAGTGGAGCACCACTCAAGCACTGGTTATGGAAATAAGTCGAATAATCGAAgtttaatttgcaatttaccacCTATTGGAATCTGACCACAAAGCCTATTATAACTCACATTAAAGAACTGCAACTTCAGTGCCGTAATCTCCACAGGAATGCTTCCATAGATCTTGTTTTGGTTAAGATCCAAAGCAATCAATCTCTTGGCGAGCACCACCTTGGACAGATTAAACTCCAACAAGTTCCTCAGACAAGTCCACGATCTGTGTACTGTTGTTTGACAGTGGCAGGTTGGATAGGACCAGTGAGATTGGGAAACTTGTGAAATTCAAGAGTGCCGAGAAAAGGAAGGTCACCCACTTCAGGTGGGATTTGGCCGAAGAGATGGCCAGAGAAGGTGGGGGAGGTAGTTAATGCGGTTAGAGGCGGAGTCACATGTGACACAATACCGGTCACAGCAATCGGTGTTTGGGTCCCAAGAGGCAAGTACGTAGGGGTTGTTGAAGGCTTGTTTGATTTGGAGTAAGACTTTTTTGTATTGTGGGTTGCAGAGTTCGGAGAAAGTAGAGGAGATGAGAAGGGTATAGCAGAGGAGGGAGAGAAGGCTAGTTGTACTACCCATTTTTTAGTATTCTAGACGAGAATGGTGGTGTTAAATTTGTTactgaaaaagagagatttattattggGCGTGGGCTGTCTAGCGGTCACTCTCTTAGGCATTGTTTGGTGAGGGATTAAAAAGTTGagggatataaaaaaaatttaatttttcctctgtgtgtttggttggaaggatGGATAAGAAAGTTGATGAAAACCCCTTTTGTTTGGTCGAAAAGAAGAATTAGatgatagaaaatgtaatttgcaaAAATGTGCTCCATTACCCtgattacataaaaaaaaaatttaatagtttaaaaaggaaaaaattctGTTAAGCCCTTGTTTGGAATgagagaatgaaatggaatagaaaaaactaaaaaaaataattttagaatattcttcccttcctttgtttgagagttttaatagagggaatggaaagtccatttccttatttgagagtttaagtgggagggaattgAATAAGTAGGAGAGaatactcattcctctctattcccttaaaatctcaaattttcgtTCTCCCTGAAATTGGGAGAAAtaagagggaatgaaattagatttaatgaattttttactaaaattcccaaaatacccttatatattcaaccatttattcTAAAATATGAGTCTAATAGTAATGTTATCATAACatgatttcattccattccctctatATTACTCTCAAATAAGATAACTTACattctatttattttcattcatttattttaaaacatccacttaaggttacttaattccattccatttcattcttttctcttGCTTAAATATATTccattctattcattttcattcccttatgatcattccattctattACATTCCCTTATGAATTCTTAAATGAAGTTTAagagtataaaataaataaaaatttaaggcaaaaatgcaaaactgaccatCTAACTTTCaccatttttcatttcaatcatttaactttcagttttgtcaattcagtcctttaactttcaatttttgtcaatgcagGGCTCCATTACAACTCAGTTAGTGGCTGTTGTTAGAACTCTGAAACGACGCCGTTTTCCTGAAACGACAccgttttgtattttttttttttttttttttataaattcagaattaaaataaaataagaaaaatctttaaaaaaaaaaaataaggggaaTGTTGTTCCcttgaatcaaaacaaaacaaagaaacatctATGAGCTCCTCATCTACCACACCAACTCCTATAAATCCCTCCGCTCTTCAATCGACAAAGCCGCCAAAAAACTCGAGACCATGAAAACCGAAACCCCAAATTCCTCGTCCTCGTCCTCCGTCGCAAAAGTCAAAATCAGCAACAAGAAATCCAAGACCAAGAAGATCGATCGCGTCGAGACGAGTCTCAAGGAATCCAGCCGCGACCTTTCTCTCAAGTTCAAGTTTGGTGTGGTGGTCGCTCTTGTTCTCTTCATCATTTTTGGGCTCCTCAACTCCTTGTTTGAAGGCAAGGTTGTGGCCAAATTACCGTTCAAGCCCTTCGGGATAATGATGAAGATGAGCCATAGAGGTTTACACAGCGACGATGTCACCGATTGTTCGATGCCATTTTTGTTTCAGGGGAAGGGGAATGGTGTCGTTTTAGGAGTTCTAACGGCAACCACTAATTGAGTTGTAACGGAGccatttattaacaaaaattgaaagttagaagactgaattgacaaaactaaaaattagaggactgaaatgaaaaacggtgaaagttagagggtcaattttgtatttttgccaaAACTTAACATTGAGTTAAAAAAGTTGGCCCACCAGAAATTGCCTCCTCTTtctcctcccaaccaaacaatcTCCCTCATCCAAAGCCCTCTAAATTTCCCTTCCCTTTATTCCATCTTCCCCAAAAATCACTTGAACCAAGAACTACCTTAGTCTGAGGCAGTTAGTCTAATGCAGTACATAGAGGGTAATTGACATGTCatccaaattttgattttcattaTCTCCTGCCATTGTTTCGTACAATCAAGAATAGAATGTCATATGTACAAATGTCACGTTGATACCTGTTTTGTACAGATTATTTATCAGCTTTTGAAgtatatttttcatttgtttttgaaaatgagtttattggacaaaaacaaaattgcaCCTAAACCCGGTTCTGTTTTTAAcctctaaaactcaaaaaattggGACCCGCACTCTGACCTATGCTACCAGTACACCAGAACCCCAACCCGCGTTCTCCTGCTCTTCCTTCATTTCCATCTTCTCTCAtcagaaaacccaaaaaaaagaccaaaatccATAAGCCAAAAACTCTTCCTCCCACTTCGGCACACTCTAACTAGAACTAGCTtgatttttgcatttttgttataaataataattactttttcTTATCAGTGGTCCACCTTACAACAATTAGCAAACATGATACATTGTCACTATCATTTTAGTTGGGTCCGACtgcacttttttctttttttcttttttcaattttttaattttttatttttgttgtgattgtCACTATCATTTTAGTTGGGTCCGACTGCactgcacttttttttttttttttggggtctcAGGGacagagactgagagagagagagagagtgtgtggtGGGTCTACCTTGGTGTGACAGCGCAAACAACGAATGAAGTGTTCGGGGTTATGGTCAAGGTCTCGCTGTGGTCGTTGCCGGTCTGAGTAGTGGCCGCCGTTGGGTTGGACGACGTCGTCGGATCGGTCGGCGTGACTGGGGTGAAGGATGAAGAACGAAAGGAAGATTGGAGAAGAAATGTGAGATGTCGTGTTGAAAAATCATGTTGTGTGAGTAGCAGAGAAACGAGCATATCGTGGGAACAGTCCGGCTTATTACTATTTGATAATACCACTCATCGCGACTAAACAGTAAACATGAAAGCGGCATGTTGTCTAACTAATCGCGGCTTTTGAAATtaagttacaacttacaaagACTCTCATCAactaattgtgtttttaaatattCTCAAAATGGATAAATTCCTGTAACAAGATAAACCTGTGCCTAGCTGTACGTAAAACACCGAATCTGCTTCCTAATCTCTTAGCACAACGCGGCGAAGGAcatgtttttttattacataGTTCTCCTGTCTGTTCTCGATCTTACTAAATTTGCAATAAAGCAAACTTATTACTAGAGACTACAGCTTTTGAAAAACTTAGTACATTGTAGtagtaaattgaaaattacagaGAGACCCACTTCAGTTTCTGTGCAAATCCATTATAAGATCACTTGCAGCTTGTGAGTGGAGAGCCACACAAGCACCGGTTGTGGAAATAATTCGAATAATCGAAGCTTTGCAATTTACCACCCACTGGAATCTGACCACAAAGCCTATTATAACTCACATTCAAGTACTGCAAATTCAATTTGGTCAACTCAACAGGAAGACCTCCAAAGATCTTATTGTGGTTAAGATCCAAAGAAGTCAAACTCTTGGGGAGCACAACCTTTGACAGATTAAACTCCAACAAGTTCCTCGACAAGTCCACGATCTCTGTGGTCTTGCTCGATCCGAAAACCACAGATGCATCGCCTTCGAGTTTGTTTCGCGACAAATCAATATAGCCAAAGTCCATGTGGGCGAACGAGGTTGGGACTGGACCGGTTAGTTGGTTGTGAGATAGGAACAGGTATAGTCCCTGAGGAAAATTGCCGAAAGAATAGGGGAGTGGTCCGGAGAGTTTGTTACGGTCCAAGCGAAGTCCACCGAGCTTTGGAAGCTCCGAAAGTGAGGGTGGGATTgagccagagagttggttgaatGAGAAGTCAATGGAAGTGAGGTTTTTGAGTTTGCTGACGAAATCAGGAATTGGGCCAGTGAGATTAAGCCAGCTGAGTCCGAGGAAGTTGAGGTGTTTGAGATTGACAATGGCAGGTTGAATAGTACCAGTGACGTTGGGTTGTTTGTGGAATTCAAGGGTTTCGAGGTATGGAAGGTCACCAACTTCAGGTGGGATTTGGCCAGAGAGCTGGTTGTCAGCAGTGATGGTGAGGGAGTTGATGCGGTGAGAGGTGGAGTCACATGTGACACAACACCAGTCAGTACAGCAATCGGTGTTTGTTTTCCAAGAGGTAAGGACGTAGGGGTTGTTGAAGGCTTGTTTGATTTGGAGCAAGACTTTTTTGTCTTGTGGGTTGCAGAGCTCTGAGAAAGTAGAGGAGATGAGAAGGGTGAagcagaggagagagagaataggCCTACTTGCACTGCCCATTTTGGAAGGTAAGAGAATGGTGGTGCATGTGTGTGAAATTTGATGCTGAAAAAAGGGTTGATTTATAGGTTGTGGCGGTCTAATGTTTACGTTTTTGTGTTGGAATGATGTAGTAGCTGACGGAAGCTTTGAGATCTAGTGCCAGGGCAAGTCAAGGCAAATTGCAATGTGATCCCACTCAAACAAGTCAAATAATGCTTGATTCAGCcataaaaagtcaaatattgtTGGATGTTTAAAATAGGCTTGTATTAATCCTTCTATCTTATCTCAACTAGATCAAATAAGTAGGGTTACTTAAAACCCAATCTTTTATCTGCGTGCGATTTGGGTCTAATTTGACTTAACAACACATGGTTTCAAATAATATACTTTATCATATATGGTCTAGTCTATCAACATGTGTTGATGTCCACTTTGGCAAGAAGGCCTAATAACAAgaaaaagcccaacaatatgggaGAAAATAAGGGAGAAGAATTAGCAAAGTGAAAAGAAAACCATTAAACCCAAATGACAGGAATAATGGTCCAACTATAAGATATTTAGAAGGCCCTAAAacggttatcaaaaaaaaaaaaaaagaaggcccTAAAAAAAGCAAGTGGGCCCAAGGGagcccaaaaaaagaagtagtAAACCTATGAGAATTATGAAAAATGGAAAGCAAGCAAAGATGGGCCGAAGGAGCCCAAAGGAAGGAACTAAGTAAATGGGGTTGGTGGAAAAGCCTATAAACCCCGAAAGTAAATGATATGGTAATTTAGGCCAGGAAGGCCCAAAAGACTTAGCAAAAGCCCATAGGAATGAAGGATTGGAATGGGTCGGGGATGCCCGAGGAAATGAAATGGGCcgaggatgcccaaaggaataAAATGGACCAAGAAAGCCCTAAAGGGATggaatgggccaaggaagcccaaaaacAGTGTGAGTACAAGCCTAACAATAGTATTGGGCTACTGGAATTGAGCAGAAGGAAAGTGTACAGCAGGCCTAAAAGAGGCCCAACAAGCACAAATCAAATGATAACATGGTAGAAACAATGGGGTGACATGGCAAATGTGTCAGCCAACCCACAAAGAGGATATGGATTGGATTGAAGAAGGAAATGTCCATGCCCAAGCAAGACCTAGCCCAGGGAGGAAGCAAGATATAAAGAATGAAAACCTAGTGACTCATCCACAACATAAGAGGTTAAGAATGAGTAGCAGAACGTGCACCAAAGGCCAAACGAGCCTCCAGGTCGTGGCAAACGCATGAACAGCAGACATGATAGGCTACAaattgaatgaccccttgtgatagaaattaattaattaattagccaagttattaattaatcaatttatcatgcaaatgcgtggtagtacaaacaaatcaccaataaactaattatgcagcggaaaataaataacatggtgatttgtttacaaatggggaaaacctaacggcaaaaaccccaccgggtgattttcaagtcaccactctcgaaactctactattatcataacaagcggttacaagtaaaggaatccaagtaccttaacaacctacagttgaacccttaccccaatacccaattggacttgttctgtagtgacagtttccCTTTTAGTTGCATgactcccagtatgtgactaaccaattgcacgaatcctagtacgcgacttcaatcaccaattaagaaggttgttggttgtaaatttcttcagttcatccacacgatgaagatcaagaagatgcttggtcacaaaaccctacggtgcacatacacagcaacttcttcaagagaaagagatgagctagggcaagaacttcgtctccggtcacaatttgcttgaacagagtttgctcaaagcttgtgcaacttgtgaactctttgacgacccttaaactggtccttttatatgtttagggttaggagaaaagaaaacccaaagacacattcacagatctcaagaaaatcagattggaattctgaaaatcttaaatctcgacagatagcaggtgtcgagcaggtgtcgagcaggtgtcgagcacaccgaatgtagaacagcttccttaagctcgatagatgcagctgtcgagccaactgtcgagctttaatgattttgcactctgaacttgttttcttgaatagacttgtaggcttcaatacttgatcttgaaacaagatttcttgaagtatttaaagacatcctaaatctacccaaatacaagtaaagtgcgttttgtcaaaagataagccaattacataaaatcatgacatatgttcttaacatgtgaaacacatatgtcctaacaatctccccttttggcaatccgtgacaaaaccataacaaacaaatgaacatatgagagaagtcataaattactcaactcatattcacttgttgaatacaataaaatctatcctaacacaaactcttgaaaaactttgcaagaagagagctTATGGCAAgtagattttgacaacctgtatttctgaaacactttaaacaaaacttatcaaggcatctttgtatgaaacagaaataatagattgcatacaagtataagaaacatgtatataaagggagaaaagaaacaacacatgaaggggtaggtgaaagaaaaacatacatcaatataaagaaagagataagtacaatgtacgtctataaatggtcacaagacctcatgtacaagcgtaatgtatctaaaaagaaagaaaagaaaagatacatactatcctcactacatcactcaaaatgtatcaacactccccctaacaaaatgatcctatactaactctccccctaagatagactactctcataccaaaactacttcccctttttgtcacgagtgacaaagggcaagagtgtcaagtagacatctcatcggtagagctagcatctccatcagcatcatccgaaacatcatcatcatcaccatcatcatcagaagcagaagccacgggagaagatggtgaaggagtagccttaGGAGCAAAACCATCCATGGACGCTTGTCGTCGTGCAATACAATTGACATGAACGTTCACTTGATACAACTTCATAGAGAGTATCTAGGCGAGCATTCATGCCCTGCAgttgcgccatgatgtctcctaaagaCACATTGccctaagaagaagaaggagccgATGTGGATGGTGCCGAACGGGATGGAGCTGAACGGGAGGAAGGAGCTGCTGAATCCGACTGTCGCGACCGAAGTtgggcctcgctacgtttaatggtagcgtaatctatggcacacatgacggtAAAATagtcggaagagggaaaaggaatggaaaaatgGCGTgagatcctcgtgatagcagaaggaaagatgagcttatcacgggacgccaaatctagatgaacatctataatagacaaaatgaaatgagaagggaagtctatggtaagatgctcaagaagagacaacaaaaatcaagcacgaggctctgtgatggagttatagtgagagaagggatgcaaaacaaaagtcatcaccatgtttatgaatctaggacctttagcaaaaggttgacatggtgtaaaaagacgctcaccccaagcagaagggcgctcacagaaagtagacatgagctcatccctggacacagtcctcagacgctcacaactaggatagtcaggaaactctatcctagggacccgaagcacatccgcaaccagctgcggtgtgataggaatgcgcgtaccttgaacgcgagtgaagaaaagaggtactgaccgatcaatcccgtgcatgttggagtagaacacCTGGATAAGCACGGGAGGATAGgtgaccgggacgtcacacagtgactctcATCCcttactgtgaatgacagaTGGAAGGTCGGTGTCTGCAAAATCCGtcaaaatgacttggcattccgaatgaatgccttgtctagaaaagttctccgaaaatgccttaaaggcatcattATCACGGAATTGGATATGAGATAGAGTAGgatcagatgatgaagaagcaCCAGAACGAAAAGGGTTCcgggctggagtggatttacgtttaggtgccatagacacgactaacgtaaactaacagagagggagagagaaagaatgacaattagaaaagtcccaagcagtttcaaatatatcaagtatattgaaaagaagtacgtatgcatgggaaatgcatgaatatgtgacatgcaaaagagaATGCATCAtaggctcagcccaatccaaacctatcagcacacaaacatatagcacacatctaaatgcatgacaataccattataatgctaatgtgatgtaatgtatgagattttaaacacattttagtgaaaacccaacccaaaatttcaatggaagctcatcaattttgaaaaaccccaaaaattttcaaaaaccccaaatcctaggtttcaaaacatgaaatgcataaataagaaaggattagaagcttaccaagtgaagaaaaacttgaaaaaccttgaagaatccttgagaaccaagattggagtgaaattagagtgttttgggagagaaaatagagaagtatcgagagagagatcgatggAAATGAGAATCGGATCGCGCAGAGGCCTTATATAGAGAAGctagtaaatctcgacagatgcaggtatcgagaggtatcgagcgatctgtcgaggaggtgtcgaggaaatGATCGTTAATAgctgaggtgtcgaggaggtatcgaggatcaACTCATCAGAatcaagaacagaagctcgatcgatccaccaggtgtcgagaagctgttgAGGATATAGACCCAATCTCGAttgatccaccaggtatcgaggtgcaggtgagattgcgataagaaaaagctttaggaagctcgacagatagctagctatcaaggaggtgtcgagccagctattaaaagcagtttttcgagatgtgaaaaacacagacatgaatgcaatccaacatgcaactcaatcaatgatccaatcaacatattaagctttcaaaatcatatctcaaataaaatttaagcacatggatcttcaaaaacacacacacacacacacactaaacaagtctaaccaattttatatttcaaaaacaagtcaagacaatttagtgagcatacattaatacatgtaaaaccttgtgatggccaaatcacattgtacctgcatatgtatcaagaatagcaaagaatattgcgtgttgtgtatgaaaaacatcgcaagattgcataagtgtatacatgttatgacgatttgagatatgagaaaatcactttaactcacacacaatcataactgcttgatggggactatcacctttgaggtacatcctataactcccacatctcctagaatacatgcttgcaatcatttttaaagcatttttgatatttttgcttttgtttttttttttttttgcatatttttcttttaaacatatcatgcaCGGACttattagagaaagaaaagaaatacccaatgatatttgacattccaattttgctatgccgaagcatacaggtgtcatattatgattggtgggcaacagtggtgagatggttatttatgcctttctctcaggattttttagtccttcccgtcaaaaagagtgatatgcgtgttaagtttaagagacaatttaatcgtactcatcataaacatgagccacaaagctcacttgcttagttgtgcatagagatgcttatctaagctacaaatgatacaaaatttagaagactttgtttcactGGCCATCCAAGGCACACAAGTACcaaagtacacaaaacacacactgtttttgtatttttctgatttttcaattttttttatatgaaaaacaaaacaa
The DNA window shown above is from Quercus lobata isolate SW786 chromosome 7, ValleyOak3.0 Primary Assembly, whole genome shotgun sequence and carries:
- the LOC115951754 gene encoding calcium load-activated calcium channel homolog — translated: MKTETPNSSSSSSVAKVKISNKKSKTKKIDRVETSLKESSRDLSLKFKFGVVVALVLFIIFGLLNSLFEGKVVAKLPFKPFGIMMKMSHRGLHSDDVTDCSMPFLFQGKGNGVVLGVLTATTN
- the LOC115953659 gene encoding polygalacturonase inhibitor-like produces the protein MGSASRPILSLLCFTLLISSTFSELCNPQDKKVLLQIKQAFNNPYVLTSWKTNTDCCTDWCCVTCDSTSHRINSLTITADNQLSGQIPPEVGDLPYLETLEFHKQPNVTGTIQPAIVNLKHLNFLGLSWLNLTGPIPDFVSKLKNLTSIDFSFNQLSGSIPPSLSELPKLGGLRLDRNKLSGPLPYSFGNFPQGLYLFLSHNQLTGPVPTSFAHMDFGYIDLSRNKLEGDASVVFGSSKTTEIVDLSRNLLEFNLSKVVLPKSLTSLDLNHNKIFGGLPVELTKLNLQYLNVSYNRLCGQIPVGGKLQSFDYSNYFHNRCLCGSPLTSCK